The sequence below is a genomic window from Mycobacteroides abscessus ATCC 19977.
CAATCCTGGGCCTCGGTGGCGCATTCCTCTTGGGGGCAAAGACCAACCCCTTTTCCTTGGTCTTCAGCGTCGGCGGCTTGCTGGCCATCCTGCTCCTCGCCCAGGCAGTCGCCTCCCGCCCGGAGATGCTCGACGGTATCGGGGTCCGGGTGTTGCGCTGGGTGAACGATCTGCGCGGCAAGCCACCCATGATGGGCGTGGCCCGCTGGCGCGAAATCCTCAAGCAGATGGAAGCGGTGACGCTGACCCGCCGCGCCCTCGGGGAAGCCTTCGGTTGGTCATTGTTCAACTGGATCGCCGACGTGGCCTGCCTGGCCTTCGCCGCGTATGCGGTGGGCAGCCGCCCGTCGCTGGTGGGTGTGATGGTGGCCTATGCCGCGGCGCGCGCCGCGGGATCGGTCCCGCTGATGCCCGGCGGACTCTTGGTGGTCGAAGCATTCCTGGTTCCCGGTCTGGTGTCGTCCGGGATGACGCTCCCGGACGCGATCTCGGCGATGCTCATCTACCGCGCGGTCAGCTGGGTCTTCATCTCCGCGATCGGCTGGGTCATCTTCTTCTTCCTGTTCCGCGACGAGAGCCAGATCGACCCGGATGCGACGCCCGCGGCGGCCAAAGACCCCGACGCCACCCCGGGCGCGCCCCCGGCCAACCCGCCAAAAAATTCTTCCGATCCGCCGAAATAAAGCGGACCACAGTCCGGTTACCATGAGTGTCCGACCCCAAACTTGAGGAGCACTCATGATTACCACCAATCCTGTTCTCGCCGCCGGCACCTGGACCATCGACCCGGTCCACTCGGATATCACCTTCTCGGTTCGCCACCTGGGTGTCTCGAAGGTTCGTGGCTCATTTACCGACTTCAGCGGCGAGATCACCGTCGCCGAAGACGGCACCCCGTCGGTATCGGCCACCATCGACGTGGCCTCGGTGGACACCCGCAATGACCAGCGCGACACGCACCTGCGCTCGGCCGACTTCTTCGACACCGACAATCACCCCAAGGCCACTTACCGGTCCACCGCGGTCCGTCCGGAAGGCGACGACTACCTCGTCGAGGGCGAGCTGACGCTGCACGGCGTCACCCGGCCCGTCGCGCTCAGCCTTTCCCTGGAGGGTGTGGGCGCCGGTGTGCAGGGCGGCTCCGTCGCGGGCTTCGAGGCCAGCGCCGAGATCAACCGCAGCGACTTCGGTATCACCGGCGGCGCCGGACTTGTCGGCGAGAAGGTCACGCTGACCTTCAACATCGAGGCAGGGCACCCGGAGGCACCCTCCAACTAATCCACGTGCGGCACCCGCTACGGTCGGGGAATGCCCAGCGCGCAACCGAATTCACTCACGAAGAAGCCGGCGACATCTGTACTGCTTGCACTGGTACTGGATGTCGTCGGCATCTTCGTGTTCTGCACCATCGGTCGCCGCAGCCATGCCGAGGGCATCACGCTGCTCGGTGTGTGGCAGACCGCCTGGCCGTTCCTGTCGGGCGGCGCTATCGGATGGGTGCTGAGCCGCGGCTGGTCGCGTCCCACCTCGATAACACCCACGGGCATTGCGGTATGGGTCTGCACCGTGCTGTTCGGGATGGTCCTGCGCCGGCTGAGTAACCAAGGGGTGGCAGTGAGCTTCGTGGTGGTCGCGTCCCTGGTGACCGCGCTGTTCCTGCTGGGGTGGCGTGCCGTCGCCAACCGCGTCTCAAAAAGCTGACCGGAGCCGTCAGGATCTCGTCAACACGCTTGGATTGGCGCGCCAGTACACGCAAGCTGGCGGTATGGAAGGTCTCGCCGCTGTGCTGGTGCCCCTCGCCGGTTATGCCGCGGTACTGCTGTCTGTGCGGTACCTCAATCGTCACGACGATGTCGCCCCGGCGGCCGGTCGCGAAGCCCTACCCCACTAGTACCCCCAAACGCCGAGTGCGAGCCCAGCGCGGAAATCTCACTGAGATCCCGCGCCAGACTCGCACTCGATCGGCGTATGCGGCCTAGACGCGCGGCCCGGGCGCCGGGCCGGTTCCCACCGGACCTGCCGGAGCCGCGGGTTGCACCGGCTGCGCGGGGCCGGGGGCCGGCCCGGGACCCTGCGGGAAGGTGGCAGCGGGAGCCGGGTTCTGGATGGCGGCCTGCACCGCCGGGTTCTGCACGAGCGCCTGAGCTGCCGGGTTCTGTGCCACCTGTTGCGCGGCCGGGTTCTGCGACAGTGCGGTCAGCAGAGCCGGGTTGACCCCCATGGCGGCC
It includes:
- a CDS encoding lysylphosphatidylglycerol synthase transmembrane domain-containing protein, encoding MVPVPPSDDRDPDRLEGGCTPPDPNGPDSCPDDPEADTAPQPVIKRRGKYWWIRWAILIVLAIVLAVEIGFVSDQLDRAWRSLKTANPWWVLAAALAAMASMHSFAQIQRTLLRSAGVKIRQWRSEAAFYAGNALSTTLPGGPVLSATFIYRQQRLWGATPVVASWQLVMSGVLQAVGLAILGLGGAFLLGAKTNPFSLVFSVGGLLAILLLAQAVASRPEMLDGIGVRVLRWVNDLRGKPPMMGVARWREILKQMEAVTLTRRALGEAFGWSLFNWIADVACLAFAAYAVGSRPSLVGVMVAYAAARAAGSVPLMPGGLLVVEAFLVPGLVSSGMTLPDAISAMLIYRAVSWVFISAIGWVIFFFLFRDESQIDPDATPAAAKDPDATPGAPPANPPKNSSDPPK
- a CDS encoding YceI family protein, with the protein product MITTNPVLAAGTWTIDPVHSDITFSVRHLGVSKVRGSFTDFSGEITVAEDGTPSVSATIDVASVDTRNDQRDTHLRSADFFDTDNHPKATYRSTAVRPEGDDYLVEGELTLHGVTRPVALSLSLEGVGAGVQGGSVAGFEASAEINRSDFGITGGAGLVGEKVTLTFNIEAGHPEAPSN
- a CDS encoding DUF3054 domain-containing protein, which encodes MPSAQPNSLTKKPATSVLLALVLDVVGIFVFCTIGRRSHAEGITLLGVWQTAWPFLSGGAIGWVLSRGWSRPTSITPTGIAVWVCTVLFGMVLRRLSNQGVAVSFVVVASLVTALFLLGWRAVANRVSKS